Within the Mixophyes fleayi isolate aMixFle1 chromosome 5, aMixFle1.hap1, whole genome shotgun sequence genome, the region GGTTAACATCCATTTTTACATCTTTTGTATATAATCCAGGAGACCTTTTGGTCATGTTGGAAACGCAACGCAATTGAAAGTGCAGACTCCCGTATTTAAAACAAAGGGTCTCTTATCTCTCTAAAACACCGGGGGTTTGAGTTAAAAAATCATCACGTAGAAAGTCTAATGTTGGGCCTTGGCCAAATGCCCTATTTTGCCCCGTTTTAAAATAGCCCATGTCCAGCTAGCTCTTACCCCAGTGTTATGCAGCAGCGCAGTTTCTCTTGCAATGTTTGATGTAATTCTCATTATCTACTCATATTCTGGTAGTATGTACCGTTGCACAGTCCCGCTCCTCTTGCCATGTAAGCTGCTTGTAACTGTCAGTATGGATTCTTATTCTATAACAAAGCACCAGATAGAGGTAATGTTTTATGCTGCAGTTGTTCCTAGATTACAGCTTACTTTAACTGTCTAATTTTTTGTCACATACTGTAAACTCCTGGAAAGATTAATGACATCAGTTTCCTTATATATCAAATAGACCTCTCTAATAATGATCAGATTACAGATATTCTTGTAGTTTGGGATTAAAAGCAGCCAATACCCTGGCTAGGAAAGATGGGTAGGTCACCCAACTGCTTCTGTCGTGCTATTAGTCTGAAGAGGGTTAAGTTGCCATTGGAACATGACAGATTGGCCTATCTACAACTTTATTCTACCGAGCAGCCAGCAGAGGTCAGTGTTTCCGAGCTGTCATTGTCAGAGGCAGGGGGACCTAACTTGTTTGTGCTGAGTTGCACCCTGCACTCCCAAAATGTAATTGGAGTTTTATTTCACTTGCAATAATTTGACCCGTTTTAATTAAAAGACGGAAGTAGGTGGCAGCTGGATAGAATCTCGGATCTTGCCTCAACAAGGAGACAATAGTTATTTATTTCCTACCATTTAAAACTGCTATTTTATTTTCCAAGAAAAGCCAAAACATCCATGCACACATCGTACTAATACTACACTGCTTGAGGCACAACGCCCACGTAAAATATAAAGCCGGGGCTCAGTTTAGTTGGAACTCTAGTGTAAAGCATTCTTTGTTTGCATGATTCATTAAAGATTATTTAGGCCTTAAAGTGAAACAGCAAAAATCTAACATGTTGTTCTCTCTATCGTTGAAGTATCGTGCAAGAATATGTCAATTTGGTGTTTGACCGAGTGCAGAATCATACTGCTGCTTACTGTTGCTATTGCTGTCTATGGCAAGCTTGTGGTAACTAAATATCTCTTCACGCAGTATAAAGtgaaagcactacggaatatgttggcgctatataaataaatgatgatgatgatgaaggttaaTGTATGATCATTAGTCACCCTATTATGTCAAATGTAGATGGCTAGGAATATGAAGAGTAACCTTGTAGGACTTCTAAAGGAAAGAGTTTAAAAGTCATAATAAGAAACCTAAAGAGagtaaggctgggcacacactacagtgttttcagctgattattgggccaatcactcGATAAACGAGTATTATATCGCATTAGTATGTACGCTCCATCGATAAATGCGTGTTcgacccgatatcgcattagtgtgtgagCTCCATCGATGAATGAGGTTCGTTCCGAAGCACATCGTatcctttcatttgatttttaaaccagactaaaaatctcgttcattgATTGAACAATGTTTTTCTAATTCCGCAGTGTGTCTAccctcacgatcaggatctccatgtTTTTAGAGTCATGaccttttcagccaatggttatgacagatgaagagcacagatctgaaggcaagtCGTGTAAAAcgcgtatagtgtgtacacatgaatgggctgctgatcgggaccttcagttgttggtacaatcgttgtagataggaaatttctgtagtgtgtaaccagcctaaCAGACTTGCCCTGACCATAAACAACTCTTGTTTGACTGTCATAATAAATTACCTGTATAAGCCGGACAGGATTCTGCATCTCATCCTCTCCACCAAAAAGGTATATTCTTTGGTCTTTGGCAGCTACCGCTGGGTGAAGGACGGCAACTGGCATACTGGACATGGTCTCCCAGGAATTATAGATGCTATCGAACCTCTCCACCGAACTCAAAATTTCCTGTTTTTCACCAATTCCTCCTATTGCGAACACATAGTTTCTGTATCCTATACTCCGGTGAGAATATCGTGGAACCAGCATGGGTTCTCCTTTGCACCATTGATTTAATTTGAGAGATAAGATATATACACTTGAGGTGACTATATTTCCCTTTTTGTTAATGGACAATCCACCCAGGACATACACACTACCATGTAACCCAACAGCCGAAGCCTTGTGTAGACGTAGAGGGAGCTTAGCAAGCCTCAACCACTGGTTGGTTTTTTCATTGTACAACAAAACATCTCTGCTGGTCTGCTGGCTGTCTTTTCGACCTCCGACATTAATGAGGAATTCCTGGTGGGAAAAGCGACGTGGGACATGCCACATGGGCTTAATACCCGGAGAAACAGTTGTGTTGAGAGAAAATAATACTGTGCATGCATGTTCCAACATGGTTCTGCAAGACCTGGAAGACTGAATGAGAGGGTCGCTGGCTATGAAATGGAAGAGGAAAGTCGGATGGACATACTGAAGTCGGACCTTCTCAAATAATTCTTGCATGTAGCACTTTCGACCTTCAACGTCATGTCGGATCCACGTCATCAGGGTCTCAAATACTTGTTCCTCTTCACCACAAAGGTCATCATCTCCCAGGTAGTCCAGCAATTCCGAGACGCAAAGATCCTTCAGGTCTTCAGAAATGGACACTTCTTTGAAACACTGCAGAGCAATTTGCCTGGCTTTCTCCTTGAGGTTCTCACAGCTAAAAAAATCGGAAAGACGGATCATACTTAAGCAGTTTTGAGGGGTCATTTGGTCCTGGAGGAATTTAAAGCAGGTCCCCAATAATTTTTCATACTGTAGCAGCGACGCACCTTGAATGAGTTGAAAAACGTTATGCAGCGTTATGAGCATCTCTCCGGTGTAAACATAGATAATCAACTGGCGAAGTGTGTCGGAATCAATGCCCATCAAGGTCACCCTTCCCTGGCCACTCTCTCGAAAATTGTTGCAGAACATCGCCCTGAAGTAAGGGCTGCTGGAGGCCAGGACGTTCCGGTGACAAGGAAAGTCACAGTCATCTGTGCAAATGATAACATCAGTCAGTAAACAGGCTTCTCTCAGCTCGTTCAGTTT harbors:
- the KLHL38 gene encoding kelch-like protein 38, whose translation is MDGEACEVFLFHDEDLSCDLLRKLNELREACLLTDVIICTDDCDFPCHRNVLASSSPYFRAMFCNNFRESGQGRVTLMGIDSDTLRQLIIYVYTGEMLITLHNVFQLIQGASLLQYEKLLGTCFKFLQDQMTPQNCLSMIRLSDFFSCENLKEKARQIALQCFKEVSISEDLKDLCVSELLDYLGDDDLCGEEEQVFETLMTWIRHDVEGRKCYMQELFEKVRLQYVHPTFLFHFIASDPLIQSSRSCRTMLEHACTVLFSLNTTVSPGIKPMWHVPRRFSHQEFLINVGGRKDSQQTSRDVLLYNEKTNQWLRLAKLPLRLHKASAVGLHGSVYVLGGLSINKKGNIVTSSVYILSLKLNQWCKGEPMLVPRYSHRSIGYRNYVFAIGGIGEKQEILSSVERFDSIYNSWETMSSMPVAVLHPAVAAKDQRIYLFGGEDEMQNPVRLIQVYNIARNMWFRMETRMVKNVCAPAVVVGDKIIIIGGYTRRIIAYDLTKNAFIKCADMKDRRMHHGATVLQNKIYVTGGRCLNVDNTIEDSDSFDCYDPDTDKWTSKGKLPTTLFDHGCLTLQCIPTHLG